The genomic window AGGACAGGGAATAAATATTGAATACGGGCTAAAGATGAGAGAAAAATTCAATAGTGATTTTGTTAGATTTTCAGGGTTTAATAGAATGACAGATGGTACAGTTGCAAGTCTAAAAGCAGATTTACTTAAACCATATGAATGTCTAGAAAATGTAAATTGTATTATGGATATTAATTATGATCTTATTGAAAAAGAAGTTTTATTAGCTGATAAATATAATTTTAGATATTCCCTACATGCTCAAGGTGATGGAGCCGTTCATAAAGTTTTAAATATTTATGAAAAATGTAAACGAGACCAAGGAAAGTGTATTAATAGACATGCAATTACAGATATGGAATTTACTCATCCGAATGATTTGGAGAGAATGGGTATACTAGGAATAATAGCAGAAATATATCCACAAATAATGTCATTAGATTTAGAAGATGAAACAAAAAAAATGGTTGAGAAAAATATTGGTATTGAACGTGGAAAATACTTTTGGAACCGTAGAAAAATGCTAGACAGTGGTGTGGTTGTATCCTGTGGAACTGATTTACCTCTTATGATAACCGATATACCAGAATCTATATATCATGCTTGTGGTGGATATTTTCCAGATGGTGGACAACCTTATAATAAGCAAAATACTATGTCAATTGAAGAACTATTAAAAGCATGGACAATAGGTGGTCAATATAATTGCGGATTTGAAGATAAGTTAGGAACTTTAGAAGTAGGGAAATTAGCAGATATTACTGTATTAAACAGAAACATATTTGAAACTTCAATGGAAGAAATGAGATATGTAAAAGTTTGTTTAACTATTGTT from Clostridium sp. MB40-C1 includes these protein-coding regions:
- a CDS encoding amidohydrolase, whose translation is MNKRNINVILRSKNIFTGTSDNTIDGYIAIADNKIVAVEEGDGYKELLSDETNFIDLGEKVITSGFVDTHTFFTGYVIFNIGVDVSKANSIDGCIEILKEYESTIDNNATIFGHGWNPQVFENSMAIEKLDEIFSNKRVIVFSVNRDTCLMNTKAIETYQFTPDECYPEAYWRIMKEYLNDKSFINKQFKEYMQMMNSRGVTSVKEMGFDDYYGFTDYLEEIEKNKELSLRVSFMSQPVGQGINIEYGLKMREKFNSDFVRFSGFNRMTDGTVASLKADLLKPYECLENVNCIMDINYDLIEKEVLLADKYNFRYSLHAQGDGAVHKVLNIYEKCKRDQGKCINRHAITDMEFTHPNDLERMGILGIIAEIYPQIMSLDLEDETKKMVEKNIGIERGKYFWNRRKMLDSGVVVSCGTDLPLMITDIPESIYHACGGYFPDGGQPYNKQNTMSIEELLKAWTIGGQYNCGFEDKLGTLEVGKLADITVLNRNIFETSMEEMRYVKVCLTIVDGNIVYNNF